A portion of the Candidatus Binataceae bacterium genome contains these proteins:
- a CDS encoding RNA methyltransferase — protein MVPLDNFTFVLVRPLQAGNIGAAARALKNMGLRDLRLVAPVAWRGREAAAMAVHAADVLSTARSYDELAAAVADCTLVVGSTCRPGLYRAGAMAVREAAAQLVAEAVHNRIAVVFGPEDTGLVNLDLALCQRLITIPTAPEYPSLNLAQAVMVVAYELVMAAGTVRDLPAAEPYAPAAEVEAMMQRMSRALVAIGFLPADNPDHIMFTLRALLGRAGLGARDLQILNGIARQILWFAESGLQTAEAKRGAGKKLR, from the coding sequence ATGGTCCCGCTCGACAATTTCACCTTCGTCCTGGTGCGACCGCTTCAAGCCGGCAACATCGGCGCCGCCGCACGGGCGCTTAAAAACATGGGCTTGCGCGACCTCCGGCTGGTCGCACCGGTCGCTTGGCGGGGGCGCGAGGCGGCGGCGATGGCGGTGCATGCGGCGGACGTCCTGAGCACTGCGCGGAGCTATGACGAGTTGGCCGCCGCCGTCGCGGATTGCACGTTGGTGGTCGGCAGCACTTGCCGGCCGGGGCTTTATCGTGCGGGCGCGATGGCGGTACGCGAGGCGGCGGCACAACTGGTCGCCGAAGCCGTGCATAATCGCATCGCTGTCGTCTTCGGCCCCGAGGACACCGGGCTGGTCAATCTCGACCTCGCACTTTGCCAGCGCCTGATCACGATTCCGACGGCGCCCGAGTACCCCTCGCTTAACCTGGCGCAGGCCGTGATGGTGGTCGCGTACGAGTTGGTGATGGCGGCGGGAACAGTGCGCGACCTGCCAGCAGCCGAGCCGTATGCGCCGGCGGCTGAGGTCGAGGCGATGATGCAGCGGATGAGTCGGGCGCTGGTCGCGATCGGCTTCCTGCCCGCCGATAATCCCGACCATATCATGTTCACCCTGCGCGCGCTCCTGGGGCGCGCCGGACTCGGCGCGCGTGACCTCCAGATCCTCAACGGTATCGCGCGCCAGATACTGTGGTTCGCCGAGAGCGGTCTCCAAACTGCCGAAGCCAAGCGGGGCGCAGGGAAAAAGCTGCGCTAG
- a CDS encoding metallophosphoesterase produces MKIVSFGDIHMATRNLALMGEVMRDTDLVIISGDLTNFGGEDDARKVLDATRRACPHVLALPGNLDRREVIGFLEREGVALHGRGMVLDGVAIFGCGGSNITPFNTPTEFSEDEIYATLMAGYEQVRGHRPLLMVCHTPPFDTRCDRIVGGRPVGSTAARRFIEEVRPEVCLSGHIHESAGTDTIGPTRVFNAGPFKGGGYVVVRSAAQGLEAKLEFL; encoded by the coding sequence ATGAAGATAGTCTCCTTTGGTGACATCCATATGGCGACGCGCAACCTCGCTCTGATGGGCGAGGTGATGCGCGACACCGACCTGGTGATAATCTCGGGCGATCTGACCAACTTTGGCGGCGAGGACGACGCGCGCAAGGTGCTCGACGCGACCCGGCGCGCTTGTCCGCATGTGCTCGCGTTGCCCGGCAACCTCGACCGCCGCGAAGTTATCGGCTTTCTGGAGCGCGAGGGCGTCGCGCTGCACGGGCGCGGGATGGTGCTCGACGGCGTGGCGATCTTCGGCTGCGGCGGCTCCAACATCACGCCCTTCAATACTCCGACCGAATTTAGCGAGGACGAGATTTACGCCACCCTGATGGCGGGCTATGAGCAGGTGCGCGGTCATCGTCCGCTCCTGATGGTCTGCCATACGCCGCCCTTTGACACCCGCTGCGATCGCATCGTCGGCGGCCGCCCGGTCGGCAGCACTGCTGCCCGCCGCTTCATCGAGGAAGTCCGGCCCGAGGTCTGCCTCTCCGGCCATATCCACGAGTCGGCGGGCACCGACACTATCGGGCCGACCCGCGTGTTCAATGCCGGCCCGTTCAAGGGCGGCGGCTATGTCGTCGTGCGCAGCGCGGCGCAGGGGCTTGAGGCCAAGCTGGAGTTTCTTTGA
- a CDS encoding HAD-IA family hydrolase: MLKAVFFDAAGTIFHTREPAGMSYARIARRFGLEADADAVVAAFRRAFHAAPGLAFGPGRPGAELRRMEREWWRALVLRTFDGVGRFADFEAYFDALFTFFADPANWTADPDAPALLATLKARGMLLGVISNFDYRIYRVIEALGLAQYFDSITISSEAGWAKPAPEIFRAALGRHSLSPAEAVHVGDSETHDLRGACGVGMGAILVDPQSAEALAVAGRCARVRALGDTAIAVEQIG, translated from the coding sequence ATGCTGAAGGCGGTATTTTTCGACGCGGCCGGAACGATCTTCCATACCCGCGAGCCGGCCGGGATGAGCTACGCCAGAATCGCGCGACGCTTCGGGCTTGAGGCTGACGCTGACGCGGTTGTCGCGGCGTTTCGGCGCGCCTTTCACGCCGCCCCCGGGCTCGCCTTCGGCCCCGGCAGGCCCGGGGCGGAGCTGCGCCGGATGGAGCGCGAATGGTGGCGCGCGCTCGTGCTTCGGACATTTGACGGGGTCGGCCGCTTCGCGGATTTCGAAGCCTACTTCGATGCCTTGTTCACTTTCTTTGCCGACCCTGCCAACTGGACCGCGGACCCCGACGCGCCGGCGTTGCTCGCAACCCTCAAGGCGCGCGGGATGCTGCTCGGGGTTATCTCGAATTTCGACTACCGCATCTACCGTGTGATCGAGGCACTCGGGCTGGCGCAGTATTTTGATTCAATCACCATCTCGTCAGAGGCGGGATGGGCTAAACCGGCGCCGGAAATCTTCCGCGCCGCGCTTGGACGCCATTCACTGTCGCCGGCCGAGGCAGTCCACGTCGGCGACTCCGAGACCCACGATCTGAGGGGGGCGTGCGGCGTCGGGATGGGCGCCATTTTAGTTGATCCGCAGAGCGCCGAGGCGCTCGCAGTGGCCGGGCGATGCGCTCGGGTGCGTGCGCTGGGCGACACTGCGATCGCGGTTGAGCAAATCGGGTAG